The Amphiura filiformis unplaced genomic scaffold, Afil_fr2py scaffold_38, whole genome shotgun sequence genome has a window encoding:
- the LOC140144064 gene encoding N6-Methyl-AMP deaminase-like isoform X1 produces the protein MATASEEHVSEGKFCKLLPKLELHAHLNGSISKETMTKLLARKAHLPQDQQPDTQALQQWTDIVENGKAVSLDACFQMFKLIHQIVDDTEAVAMVTKDVVREFAEDGVCYLELRSTPRDVPQTGMTKRSYIETVLKAIQQCQDEGIDIIVRFILAIDRRNSLEAAEETIQLAEDYRAKSGGVVVGVDLSGDPKVGDARQLIPLLQKARTAGLRLALHIAEIPDQEAESLALLNIPTDRIGHGTFLHPEVGGSQGLVAATENHSIPLELCQTSNFVGKTVASFDEHHFKYWFDKGHPCVICTDDKGVFHTTLSKEYHLAMMTFDLSRKQLWQLSERSIDFIFADDDVKQTLRKHWTNERSKLQL, from the exons ATGGCGACTGCGTCAGAAGAACATGTGTCTGAAGGAAAGTTTTGTAAACTTCTTCCAAAATTG GAACTCCATGCTCATCTTAATGGCTCTATCAGTAAAGAAACTATGACAAAGCTGTTGGCTAGGAAGGCCCATCTACCTCAAGATCAGCAACCAGACACTCAGGCTTTGCAGCAATGGACAGACATAGTAGAAAATGGGAAAGCGGTTAGTCTTGATGC ATGTTTCCAGATGTTTAAACTGATACATCAGATTGTTGATGACACTGaagctgttgccatggtaaccaaagATGTTGTGAGAGAGTTTGCAGAAGATGGAGTTTGTTACTTGGAGCTGAGGAGTACCCCTAGGGATGTACCACAGACAG GTATGACAAAACGGAGCTACATTGAGACAGTACTGAAAGCTATTCAACAATGTCAGGATGAGGGAATAGATATTATTGtcag ATTTATCTTAGCTATAGACAGAAGAAACAGTTTAGAAGCAGCTGAAGAAACTATCCAATTAGCAGAGGACTACAGGGCTAAGAGTGGAGGCGTTGTTGTAGGAGTTGACCTCAGTGGAGATCCTAAG GTTGGTGATGCAAGACAATTGATTCCATTATTACAGAAAGCAAGAACTGCAGGACTGAGGTTAGCCCTCCACATTGCCGAG attcctGATCAAGAAGCAGAGAGTCTGGCACTGCTGAACATTCCCACAGACAGAATAGGGCATGGGACATTCCTACATCCTGAAGTGGGAGGGTCACAAGGACTGGTGGCAGCAACAGAAAATCACAGCATTCCTTTAG AATTATGTCAGACATCCAACTTTGTTGGTAAGACCGTAGCATCATTTGATGAACATCATTTCAAGTATTGGTTTGACAAGGGACATCCGTGTGTGATATGT ACCGACGACAAAGGAGTTTTCCACACCACCCTAAGCAAAGAGTATCACCTGGccatgatgacctttgaccttagcaGAAAGCAGTTATGGCAACTTTCCGAACGGAGCATAGACTTCATATTTGCAGATGATGATGTAAAGCAAACTTTACGTAAACATTGGACCAATGAGAGGTCAAAATTGCAGCTATAA
- the LOC140144064 gene encoding N6-Methyl-AMP deaminase-like isoform X2 yields the protein MATASEGHVSEEKFCKLLPKVELHAHLNGSISKETMTKLLARKAHLPQDQQPDTQALQQWTDIVENGKAVSLDACFQMFKLIHQIVDDTEAVAMVTKDVVREFAEDGVCYLELRSTPRDVPQTGMTKRSYIETVLKAIQQCQDEGIDIIVRFILAIDRRNSLEAAEETIQLAEDYRAKSGGVVVGVDLSGDPKVGDARQLIPLLQKARTAGLRLALHIAEIPDQEAESLALLNIPTDRIGHGTFLHPEVGGSQGLVAATENHSIPLELCQTSNFVGKTVASFDEHHFKYWFDKGHPCVICTDDKGVFHTTLSKEYHLAMMTFDLSRKQLWQLSERSIDFIFADDDVKQTLRKHWTNERSKLQL from the exons GAACTCCATGCTCATCTTAATGGCTCTATCAGTAAAGAAACTATGACAAAGCTGTTGGCTAGGAAGGCCCATCTACCTCAAGATCAGCAACCAGACACTCAGGCTTTGCAGCAATGGACAGACATAGTAGAAAATGGGAAAGCGGTTAGTCTTGATGC ATGTTTCCAGATGTTTAAACTGATACATCAGATTGTTGATGACACTGaagctgttgccatggtaaccaaagATGTTGTGAGAGAGTTTGCAGAAGATGGAGTTTGTTACTTGGAGCTGAGGAGTACCCCTAGGGATGTACCACAGACAG GTATGACAAAACGGAGCTACATTGAGACAGTACTGAAAGCTATTCAACAATGTCAGGATGAGGGAATAGATATTATTGtcag ATTTATCTTAGCTATAGACAGAAGAAACAGTTTAGAAGCAGCTGAAGAAACTATCCAATTAGCAGAGGACTACAGGGCTAAGAGTGGAGGCGTTGTTGTAGGAGTTGACCTCAGTGGAGATCCTAAG GTTGGTGATGCAAGACAATTGATTCCATTATTACAGAAAGCAAGAACTGCAGGACTGAGGTTAGCCCTCCACATTGCCGAG attcctGATCAAGAAGCAGAGAGTCTGGCACTGCTGAACATTCCCACAGACAGAATAGGGCATGGGACATTCCTACATCCTGAAGTGGGAGGGTCACAAGGACTGGTGGCAGCAACAGAAAATCACAGCATTCCTTTAG AATTATGTCAGACATCCAACTTTGTTGGTAAGACCGTAGCATCATTTGATGAACATCATTTCAAGTATTGGTTTGACAAGGGACATCCGTGTGTGATATGT ACCGACGACAAAGGAGTTTTCCACACCACCCTAAGCAAAGAGTATCACCTGGccatgatgacctttgaccttagcaGAAAGCAGTTATGGCAACTTTCCGAACGGAGCATAGACTTCATATTTGCAGATGATGATGTAAAGCAAACTTTACGTAAACATTGGACCAATGAGAGGTCAAAATTGCAGCTATAA